The Magallana gigas chromosome 6, xbMagGiga1.1, whole genome shotgun sequence genome includes the window tttaacgCACGTGACTAAATCTACAACTATCTATTGCCATTCCAATAAGTcatgtaaaatgtaattaatatacatgttagAAGCTTTCTAAAAGATCCAACATCTATCTAGTGACATAGtatgtaaaagaaaatgtaaatactagCAAATGATAATGGGCGGATTTAAATGAGACTATAACACAATAACGTTCTTAGGCTAGAAACATTTCTAAGAGATATTATCGAACGGGTAACTCGTATTTGATTTTCCCCCAGAACCACCGTCGTTCGCTTTTCTTCTCTCCGGGGGAGAAGACTTTGCGTCCTTTTACACGAGATTTCCATGGTTCGTTTTCTATCATCTCATCCGCCTCGGGGTGgtatttgatgaaaataattCGACCATTGTTCAATTCTAAAATTTCGGCCCTCTGGCACtcaaatttgcaccactcattTTCATCATACTTGTCTGATAATATGATTATAACTCTTTTGCTTTTCTCCATGTTTTCTATGATCGAATCAGCTTTTCCATCGCCTACCAAGAGGTCTCGAACAGGAACAAAAAACTTGTAGCACGGTTTCTCTTCCTCTAGCCGCTTGGCAAATTTTCGAAGAACCCATTGGCGAATATGAATATTGCTGTCATCAAAAGATACATACGCGTCGTGTTCCGCCAACAGTTCGTTGTCCACGCGATATTTGTCCCAAGGGTGGTAGCGGAAAATTCTGTACAGAATAACCTTTGTTTCATATGGACACTTTTTGGCCCAAATAACAGCGACGATGACAAGGGCAAGTAATATCGAGAAGCCAATTGTCAAGCCAATAGCTACATCGTAAGTACAGTTTAGCAAGCTTTCACTCACTTCACGTATCTTGTAAACGTCTTCGTTTTCGAACGTGCATTGCATGTCACGGTTTGGATCGTCTATGGGTGCAAAATTAATCCAGTCTTTCATCCATACCATGTCGCAGGTGCATTGAAAATTGTTATTTGACAAACTAGtgtcttcaaattttaacaaatactgAATTTTTGGCgaaatctttttcaatttgttGTTTTCTAGATTCAGATGCTTGATAATCGTCATGCCCGTGAATGCTGCGTCACCAACATCTTCGAGTTGATTTCCAGACAACGAAAGATCACTAAGTAACGACGTATAGTTTTCATGGGTTAATGTTCTAATCCGATTATTGTTCATCTCTAGTTTAAGCGTATACTGATTATTGGGTGGGCTCTCGATTTTGGGGATTTTGGAAGGTAAATGCGTAAATCCTTTGCTGTTGCAGTTAACGTGTAGCAAATTCTCGGCTGGTTTGTTCTGGCATAAACAACCTTGTGGACAATCCAAGGTAATATTGCAAATCAAATCATTCAAGTCCACGTCTTCCATTATAGCTTTGCCATGAAGGTTCGGTGGTCCGTCGCATTTCATTTCCATCAGAGTTGTATCAGCATGTTTGAAAAAAGAGTTTTGGTACCGAGACGTAAACCCGTAAAAGTGACAGTCGCAGAACCAAGGGTTGTCTCGAATATCCAAGTTATAGGTGACAAAATCAACGTAGAACTCCGGTTGGTCCGGATTATATTGTTGAAGATAGTAGTCGCGCCAATCTCTGAGCTGGTTGTTACGTAAATCAACGCTTGCGTGGTATGGTTCACTCAAGTCGTATATCCAGTTCATTCTATTTGTGAAATTCACGATGGCGTTGTAAGAGACATCGAATTTCGACAGTGCTGGTGGTATATACGGCCATGGTTCCATTGAAATGAGATTGTTATGCGAACAATTTACTTCTTTCAAGGCATAATGCTTCTCAGTAAAGACTTTTGTTCCgatgaaattgatttgattgtagGCGAAATTGACCGTTCTCAGTAAAGTCTTAACTTTAAGAACATCGTCTTCTatttctgttaaattgttatatgaCAAGTCGAAATGTGTGAGAAAGATCAGTGTCCAAAATGCATCCTCGTCAATATCTGTTATTGAATTGTTATTCAGATAAAGTTTATCCAACTGCCAGAAATAGCCAGTACCGTCCTCCATTAAGAAATCATTACTTgagatatttgaaataaagtttcCATTAAGTTTCAAAACTGTGGCACTTCTTGCAGCATTACAGGACTTGTTTATAGCATCCCCCACGCTGTAAAATCCGCAGTTGGATAGATCTATCTCGGGGCCTGTGGCTTGACAAATATCACATCTGTTAGTCGCACTAGCAATGGATGCTAACAAAGGGAGTACACTCAACACAATCCCGATGATTGACATCTTTACTCTTctgcaaaataataaattcagaGAAAtgactatacatgtattctgttGATATTAATCAAGACATTCAGATGGGGTGAGTTTATGCTAGCATCATTGAGTAATATTTCCTATTTGGGCATTTAAACCTTAACATGTACTAAGTGGTTTTCTATAtcgatatttcatttttcacaaAGTAGATATGTTAATTGCTATGTGTTATAACGATTGAAGGTGTTTATACGCGGAAGATACATTTAATTTCCATACGGCATTGGTTTCAAACAGGAACGAAATATATCGCGTTATGACATGCACTCGGTTATAAAATGGGTCCATCATGATTTATAGTTGTTGCTCATGGAAATCAACATATACTAACTGGTTAGAGTGAGTTAAACGTATTATTCATCATGAATAAGAAAACTATGGAGCCAacattacatgcatatatagCTCTCAATGTTATTACAGATATAAAGTTTTGTTCAGCATACATCATAAACAATTCAATTCCTAAACATCTAGATCTAGCTAAACGTATTTctacaaatatatacaaatacatcTTGGCTAGCAAAATGGAATGCTGGGCATTCTGGATCTCACACAATTGAATTTACATTTTCGTCGGTGCATACATTAGCAAtaaaagattgaagttttgaaaTGGATATACGCACGGTATGAACTGTTTTTCCTTTCAATTACAAACGTTAACTAGAATAAAAACAACACTACTTCAATAAAACTGGGATCATACGGTATGTATATATGCGATGGATAAAAGACAACTTACCACATAGATTGCAGACGACGAGACTGTTTTACCCACAGCAAAACTTCCTGTTTTAATCGTGCCCGGGAATGCCTATTGACGGGATTTCACTGGGTGCACACTTAACCAATCGTTGAGAAAATCGCTTTATGTAAAGAAAACTTGACATGTTTAAAGGTATTTTAAGAGGTCTTATCTTTGTGTGTAAAATTCGGGAATACCCGATAACGAAACGTTCTATTTATATTCTGAAATGAAGCCTTTTTAAAATGAGCACTCCATTGTGTGACACATGTATAAATGTTTGTTaataacttttattaaaaagggatgtggccatttttaaactgtattgatctccttttgaagaagagctctatataaaaatgtaggtaaatattcaaaatttaaaatgcgaaatgtatgcatttttctttgctaaataaaagtttatagctaaacaaattaagactaaaacttttttttaggtTGATCTGATGGTCTATTTGT containing:
- the LOC105334196 gene encoding protein toll; its protein translation is MSIIGIVLSVLPLLASIASATNRCDICQATGPEIDLSNCGFYSVGDAINKSCNAARSATVLKLNGNFISNISSNDFLMEDGTGYFWQLDKLYLNNNSITDIDEDAFWTLIFLTHFDLSYNNLTEIEDDVLKVKTLLRTVNFAYNQINFIGTKVFTEKHYALKEVNCSHNNLISMEPWPYIPPALSKFDVSYNAIVNFTNRMNWIYDLSEPYHASVDLRNNQLRDWRDYYLQQYNPDQPEFYVDFVTYNLDIRDNPWFCDCHFYGFTSRYQNSFFKHADTTLMEMKCDGPPNLHGKAIMEDVDLNDLICNITLDCPQGCLCQNKPAENLLHVNCNSKGFTHLPSKIPKIESPPNNQYTLKLEMNNNRIRTLTHENYTSLLSDLSLSGNQLEDVGDAAFTGMTIIKHLNLENNKLKKISPKIQYLLKFEDTSLSNNNFQCTCDMVWMKDWINFAPIDDPNRDMQCTFENEDVYKIREVSESLLNCTYDVAIGLTIGFSILLALVIVAVIWAKKCPYETKVILYRIFRYHPWDKYRVDNELLAEHDAYVSFDDSNIHIRQWVLRKFAKRLEEEKPCYKFFVPVRDLLVGDGKADSIIENMEKSKRVIIILSDKYDENEWCKFECQRAEILELNNGRIIFIKYHPEADEMIENEPWKSRVKGRKVFSPGEKKSERRWFWGKIKYELPVR